One window of Nicotiana tomentosiformis chromosome 11, ASM39032v3, whole genome shotgun sequence genomic DNA carries:
- the LOC104094771 gene encoding receptor protein-tyrosine kinase CEPR1-like → MAPQKVIILLVFFLAISSFCQGTINEQSQFFALLKKSVKGNSLSDWDGKPICNFSGVGCDDQGNVIKIDLFGWSLSGLFPDDVCSFFPGLRILRLGNNNFQGAFPSYITNCSHLEELNMVSTSFTGPLPDLSPLQSLRLLNLSYNHFTGEFPLSIINLTSLELLDFNENHDFIPWQLPKDISRLTKIRWMILTACKLHGTIPASIGNMTSLVDLELSENRLTGRIPIELGQLKKLKMLELYYNQLEGEIPEELGNLTELVDLDMSVNRLTGKIPESICRLPKLQVLQIYNNTISGDFPASLANSTTLTILSLYDNYLTGEIPHNFGVSSALLALDLSENELSGELPAQLCHGDKLMYILLLQNMFSGQVPESYAKCETLIRFRVSYNLLGGRLPEMLLALPHASIIDVSYNNLTGSIPTTIGKAFNLSELFMQSNRLSGTLPPQISTTTNLVKIDLSNNLLSGPIPPELGSLKRLNLLILQGNKLTSSIPETLSSLNSLNYLDLSNNFLTGKIPESLGALLPNSMNFSNNLLSGPVPPLFITGGVLESFSGNQGLCVPSFLSSSGEDFPLCPQNYDRKKRNLFWVIGISLGIVILGFVLFLKRWRKAMEHEDSLSSSFFTYDVKSFHRLSFDEREIFEAMIEKNIVGYGGSGAVYKIDLSNGGVVAVKKLWSHKHKQSLLENKLFLDKELKTEVETLGNIRHNNIVKLYCYFSNLDCSLLVYEYMQNGNLGDALHGGKVLLDWPTRHQIALGIAQGLAYLHHDILPPIIHRDIKSTNILLNIDYQPKVADFGIAKVLQAKGGKDCTTTVIAGTYGYLAPEYAYSSKATTKCDVYSFGVVLMELITGKKPVETEFGENKNIVYWVSTKADTKEGAFEVLDKKISGPFKEEMIKVLRIAIGCTYSSPAFRPTMNEVVQMLTEAEPRRYDCCKLPNKNKHTENITKPKDIPNL, encoded by the exons ATGGCTCCTCAGAAAGTTATTATCCTTCTTGTGTTCTTCCTCGCCATTTCCAGCTTTTGTCAAGGGACTATAAATGAGCAGTCTCAGTTCTTTGCTCTATTGAAGAAGTCCGTCAAAGGGAACTCCTTGTCTGATTGGGATGGCAAACCTATTTGCAACTTTAGTGGCGTTGGTTGTGATGATCAGGGGAATGTTATCAAGATTGATCTTTTCGGATGGTCGCTATCTGGCCTATTTCCTGATGATGTGTGCTCTTTTTTCCCAGGGTTGCGAATTCTTCGTCTTGGTAACAACAACTTCCAGGGTGCCTTCCCTAGCTATATTACTAATTGCTCTCACCTGGAAGAGCTGAATATGGTTTCTACATCCTTTACAGGACCATTGCCAGACTTGTCTCCTTTGCAGTCTTTGAGGTTGCTTAACCTTTCATATAACCACTTCACCGGTGAATTTCCTTTGTCAATTATCAACCTCACCAGTCTAGAGCTGCTGGATTTCAATGAAAATCACGATTTCATTCCATGGCAACTGCCAAAGGATATTTCAAGGTTGACTAAAATCCGGTGGATGAtcttaactgcttgcaagttacATGGAACAATCCCAGCATCGATAGGAAATATGACGTCTCTTGTAGATCTTGAATTGAGCGAGAATCGCTTAACTGGTCGGATTCCAATAGAGCTGGGGCAGCTGAAGAAGTTGAAAATGCTTGAACTTTACTACAACCAACTTGAGGGTGAAATACCTGAGGAGCTCGGAAATCTGACTGAACTTGTGGATTTGGATATGTCAGTCAACAGACTGACGGGCAAAATTCCAGAATCTATATGCCGCCTACCAAAGCTGCAAGTGTTGCAGATATATAACAACACTATTTCAGGAGACTTTCCAGCCTCCCTTGCAAACTCGACCACCCTAACCATCCTATCACTTTATGATAATTACCTGACAGGAGAAATCCCACATAATTTTGGTGTTTCATCAGCTTTACTTGCATTGGACTTGTCAGAAAATGAATTATCTGGAGAATTACCAGCTCAGCTGTGTCACGGAGATAAGTTGATGTACATTCTTCTACTCCAAAACATGTTCTCAGGACAAGTGCCGGAAAGCTATGCAAAATGTGAGACTCTCATCCGCTTCCGAGTTAGTTACAATCTTTTGGGGGGAAGACTACCAGAAATGCTTCTAGCTCTTCCACATGCTTCAATTATTGACGTGAGCTATAACAATTTAACTGGTTCAATCCCCACAACCATTGGAAAGGCGTTCAACTTGTCGGAGCTGTTCATGCAGAGTAACAGACTTTCTGGAACACTTCCTCCTCAAATTTCAACAACTACCAATCTAGTCAAGATTGACCTCAGCAATAACCTCTTGTCTGGACCCATTCCTCCAGAACTTGGTAGCCTCAAAAGGCTCAATTTGTTGATCTTACAAGGTAATAAGTTAACTTCCTCCATTCCTGAGACTCTTTCTTCACTTAACTCTCTCAATTATCTAGACCTGTCAAATAATTTTTTGACGGGTAAGATTCCTGAAAGCCTCGGTGCACTGCTACCAAATTCCATGAATTTCTCAAACAATTTGCTTTCTGGTCCTGTACCTCCCTTATTTATAACGGGAGGTGTCCTGGAAAGTTTTTCTGGCAATCAAGGACTCTGTGTTCCCTCTTTTCTGAGTTCATCTGGCGAAGATTTTCCTCTATGCCCACAAAATTATGATCGGAAGAAAAGAAACCTTTTCTGGGTTATCGGGATATCCTTGGGAATTGTAATTCTTGGATTCGTGTTGTTTCTCAAGAGATGGCGGAAGGCGATGGAACACGAGGATTCCTTGTCATCGTCATTTTTCACGTATGATGTTAAGAGTTTCCATCGCTTAAGTTTTGATGAACGTGAAATTTTTGAAGCCATGATTGAGAAAAACATTGTTGGATATGGAGGATCTGGAGCTGTCTATAAGATTGACTTAAGTAATGGAGGAGTTGTTGCTGTAAAGAAGCTCTGGAGTCATAAACACAAGCAGTCTCTTTTAGAGAATAAACTATTTTTGGACAAGGAGCTTAAAACAGAGGTTGAAACTCTTGGTAACATAAGGCACAACAACATTGTGAAGTTATACTGCTATTTCTCTAATTTGGACTGTAGTTTATTGGTTTACGAGTACATGCAAAATGGGAATCTTGGGGATGCTCTTCACGGAGGGAAAGTCCTTTTGGATTGGCCTACTCGTCATCAGATTGCATTGGGGATAGCACAAGGTTTGGCCTATCTTCACCATGATATTTTGCCACCAATCATTCACAGAGACATCAAATCCACCAACATCCTCCTCAACATTGATTACCAGCCAAAGGTCGCGGATTTTGGAATAGCCAAAGTCTTGCAAGCCAAAGGAGGGAAAGATTGTACAACCACAGTTATTGCAGGGACATATGGTTACTTGGCTCCAG AATACGCATATTCTTCCAAGGCGACCACAAAATGTGATGTCTATAGTTTTGGAGTTGTTTTAATGGAACTGATCACGGGGAAGAAGCCAGTTGAGACAGAATTTGGGGAGAATAAGAACATTGTTTATTGGGTTTCAACTAAGGCGGACACAAAAGAAGGAGCATTTGAGGTCTTAGACAAAAAAATCTCAGGACCATTCAAGGAAGAGATGATTAAGGTGCTTCGGATTGCAATAGGTTGTACGTATAGTTCACCAGCCTTTCGTCCTACCATGAATGAAGTTGTTCAAATGCTAACCGAGGCAGAACCTCGCAGATACGACTGTTGCAAATTGCCAAATAAGAACAAACACACAGAGAATATCACTAAGCCAAAGGACATACCCAATTTGTGA
- the LOC138901407 gene encoding uncharacterized protein, producing the protein MVGERVYLKVSPMKDVMRFERKGKLRPRYIGPFEILERVGEVAYKLAFPPTLSAVHSVFHVSMLRKYYGDLSRVLHFRLVQLVKDLTYIEELVAILDRQVWKLRSKNISSVKVQWRGHTVEEATWETTHDMQSCYPHLFITTGMSL; encoded by the coding sequence atggttggagaaagGGTTTatctcaaggtttcacccatgaaggatgtgatgaggttcgagaggaagggcaagttgagacctaggtacatcggtccttttgagatccttgagagagttggtgaggtggcctacaagcttgcatttccaccCACCTTATCGGCagttcattcggtgttccatgtttccatgctccggaagtattatggtgatctgtcTCGTGTTTTACACTTCAGATTAGTCCAATTGgtcaaggatttgacttatattgaagAGCTTGTGGCTATATTGGACAGACAAGTctggaagttgagatcaaagaatatttcttcagtgaaggttcaatggaggggtcatacGGTCGAagaggcgacctgggagaccaCGCATGACATGCAGAgttgttatcctcatctattcatcactacaggtatgtctttatga